A section of the Flaviflexus equikiangi genome encodes:
- a CDS encoding LacI family DNA-binding transcriptional regulator — MANRIRLADVAVRAGVSTATVSRVLNGKSSVAASTRQTVLDALDAVGFDRPHQAKERPQLVGVVAPELTNPIAPHFVQELESQLSAAGCAPVLSTHAIGKDDAYLRLLLDTGVSGIIFLAGRSAGPGSDSDRQLIDVPYVTINGWNPTIGVPDFSSDDVEAIKDSVRHLHHAGHRHIGLMTGPERFRNVQDMAIGYRQAMLELCPDVDQHVIHSLFSIEGGQLAADQLLDHDITGIICGSDVMALGAIRQIRQRGLAVPEDVSIIGYDDSPLMAFTDPPLTSNRQPVRQIVSGAVETLIELMSGSNPPRVPVSYRTELITRGSSGSAPKR; from the coding sequence ATGGCGAACCGGATCCGTCTTGCGGATGTTGCGGTCAGGGCTGGTGTCTCGACCGCAACCGTCTCTCGCGTGCTCAACGGGAAGTCGAGTGTCGCAGCCAGCACGCGGCAGACCGTGCTCGATGCTCTCGATGCTGTGGGTTTCGATCGCCCGCATCAGGCGAAGGAACGGCCACAGCTCGTCGGTGTGGTAGCCCCTGAGCTCACCAATCCGATTGCCCCACATTTCGTCCAGGAATTGGAGAGTCAGCTGTCTGCGGCGGGCTGCGCGCCCGTCCTGAGCACGCATGCGATCGGCAAGGACGACGCCTACCTCCGTCTCCTTCTCGACACTGGGGTATCGGGAATCATCTTCCTTGCGGGACGGAGCGCCGGGCCGGGTTCCGACAGCGATCGACAGCTCATCGATGTTCCGTATGTGACGATCAATGGCTGGAATCCGACTATTGGTGTTCCGGACTTCTCTTCAGACGACGTCGAGGCGATCAAAGACTCTGTCCGTCATCTGCACCATGCTGGCCACCGTCACATCGGGCTCATGACCGGTCCTGAAAGGTTCCGGAATGTGCAGGACATGGCGATCGGCTACCGCCAGGCGATGCTGGAGCTCTGCCCCGACGTCGATCAGCATGTCATCCACAGCCTGTTCTCGATCGAGGGCGGCCAGCTTGCCGCCGACCAGCTGCTCGATCATGACATCACGGGCATCATCTGCGGGTCGGACGTCATGGCCCTGGGTGCTATCCGACAGATCCGTCAGCGGGGCCTTGCAGTGCCCGAGGACGTGTCGATCATCGGCTACGACGATTCCCCCCTCATGGCCTTCACAGATCCTCCACTGACAAGCAACAGGCAGCCAGTGCGGCAGATCGTGTCCGGGGCAGTCGAAACGCTGATTGAGCTCATGTCGGGAAGCAACCCGCCGCGAGTGCCCGTGTCGTACCGAACCGAGCTCATTACTCGTGGATCATCCGGCTCCGCGCCAAAACGCTAG